In the Wyeomyia smithii strain HCP4-BCI-WySm-NY-G18 chromosome 2, ASM2978416v1, whole genome shotgun sequence genome, one interval contains:
- the LOC129723005 gene encoding transmembrane protein 134 isoform X2, translated as MNSSSGSSRGPSASSGKEPSKRFSIHDAFEEETDEVIKVYGSTVISTPMRAKVRSPEDITIRIQHDQRDSDSLIQEYGNLSSDDTNTYCWRHPKVRENWRTVLAAATLLVIGTGLIAMGAYAIAEPHNGSQAAVFFVAGFICFVPGAYHVVYIWLAARGYRGFDFYHLPLFT; from the exons atgaactcaTCCTCCGGAAGTTCTCGAGGGCCCAGCGCTAGCAGCGGTAAAGAACCCAGCAAGCGCTTTTCGATTCATGATGCCTTTGAGGAAGAAACggatgaagtgatcaaagtgtATGGCTCAACTGTAATTTCAACACCTATGCGAGCAAAAGTTCGATCACCGGAAGATATTACTATTCGTATCCAACACGATCAAAG GGATAGTGACTCGCTAATACAGGAGTATGGCAACCTGTCATCAGACGACACCAACACCTACTGCTGGCGGCATCCAAAAGTCAGAGAAAACTGGAGAACTGTCTTGGCCGCAGCCACTCTGCTAGTCATTGGAACCGGTCTAATAGCGATGGGAGCATATGCAATTGCCGAACCACACAACGGTTCCCAAGCGGCAGTATTTTTCGTGGCTGGTTTCATATGCTTTGTCCCCGGAGCATACCATGTTGTATACATCTGGTTGGCTGCACGTGGCTATCGTGGATTCGATTTTTATCATCTACCCCTTTTTACGTAG
- the LOC129723004 gene encoding uncharacterized protein LOC129723004: MRPTGKICQSYSDVMIENDDEDDYEAYFLRPANEYNIKEKIKLANQESFAIPTPPSPKFAIGERRVTFREQLVDYEPDEHSEAEDENGFGEVNGSSKTQSNSPLELNSEQSKNTAVDMDEVDEEIIEELSLNEPPEDDVESRIKTVSVDDDGQEEEEHCDYDEFEEEVTESSFDTEIHNPETPSEDSSSPTKTHGSEEVSVSGQEEINYSEESQNDDENSEEREMMKERLMRESLIYDQERGEGEDVMEESAVGRDSPVQAHFQKRSVRCQRKCCRFKKRAGEKLPYYNGFHSEYGLSKEELEAKIKRVEAKKKLFYERHQKKIEEQQIKAQTNEEAFSAWLNKKLRNSINKYQNMYDFKEKKHKRSLSKDTCISMSVC; the protein is encoded by the exons ATGCGACCAACTGGAAAGATTTGCCAATCTTACAGTGACGTGATGATCGAAAACGACGACGAGGATGACTACGAAGCATATT TTCTACGCCCAGCCAACGAGTACAACATCAAGGAGAAAATCAAATTAGCTAATCAGGAATCCTTTGCAATTCCGACACCACCATCGCCAAAGTTCGCTATTGGTGAACGGAGGGTTACGTTTCGAGAGCAATTGGTCGACTATGAACCGGACGAACATAGCGAAGCCGAAGATGAAAACGGTTTCGGGGAAGTAAACG GCTCTTCAAAAACACAATCCAACTCACCACTAGAACTGAATAGTGAGCAGAGCAAAAACACTGCTGTTGATATGGATGAAGTTGATGAAGAAATCATCGAGGAGTTGAGTCTCAATGAACCGCCGGAGGATGATGTTGAATCCAGGATTAAGACAGTTTCGGTGGATGACGATGGCCAGGAAGAGGAAGAGCATTGCGATTATGATGAGTTTGAAGAGGAGGTAACAGAATCTAGTTTCGACACCGAAATTCACAATCCGGAAACGCCCAGTGAAGATAGTAGTAGCCCAACTAAAACCCATGGTAGCGAAGAAGTGTCTGTTTCTGGACAAGAGGAAATAAATTACTCCGAAGAGTCTCAGAACGATGATGAAAATTCAGAAGAGCGTGAAATGATGAAAGAGCGTTTGATGCGAGAGTCACTAATATATGATCAGGAACGTGGGGAGGGCGAAGATGTTATGGAAGAATCGGCCGTGGGTAGAGATAGTCCTGTGCaagcacattttcaaaaaaggtcCGTGAGATGCCAGCGTAAATGCTGCCGTTTTAAGAAACGAGCGGGTGAGAAACTTCCATACTATAATGGTTTTCATTCGGAGTACGGTTTATCTAAGGAGGAATTGGAAGCGAAAATCAAGAGGGTAGAGGCAAAAAAGAAACTTTTCTACGAGCGTCACCAGAAGAAAATCGAAGAGCAGCAGATTAAAGCTCAAACTAATGAGGAAGCATTCTCCGCGTGGCTGAACAAAAAGCTGAGAAATTCTATAAATAAGTATCAAAATATGTACGATTTCAAGGAAAAGAAACACAAACGAAGTCTTTCAAAAGACACTTGTATCAGTATGTCCGTGTGTTAA
- the LOC129723005 gene encoding transmembrane protein 134 isoform X1, translated as MNSSSGSSRGPSASSGKEPSKRFSIHDAFEEETDEVIKVYGSTVISTPMRAKVRSPEDITIRIQHDQRTLKYTDDTTSRDSDSLIQEYGNLSSDDTNTYCWRHPKVRENWRTVLAAATLLVIGTGLIAMGAYAIAEPHNGSQAAVFFVAGFICFVPGAYHVVYIWLAARGYRGFDFYHLPLFT; from the exons atgaactcaTCCTCCGGAAGTTCTCGAGGGCCCAGCGCTAGCAGCGGTAAAGAACCCAGCAAGCGCTTTTCGATTCATGATGCCTTTGAGGAAGAAACggatgaagtgatcaaagtgtATGGCTCAACTGTAATTTCAACACCTATGCGAGCAAAAGTTCGATCACCGGAAGATATTACTATTCGTATCCAACACGATCAAAG GACTCTAAAGTACACCGATGATACCACCTCCAGGGATAGTGACTCGCTAATACAGGAGTATGGCAACCTGTCATCAGACGACACCAACACCTACTGCTGGCGGCATCCAAAAGTCAGAGAAAACTGGAGAACTGTCTTGGCCGCAGCCACTCTGCTAGTCATTGGAACCGGTCTAATAGCGATGGGAGCATATGCAATTGCCGAACCACACAACGGTTCCCAAGCGGCAGTATTTTTCGTGGCTGGTTTCATATGCTTTGTCCCCGGAGCATACCATGTTGTATACATCTGGTTGGCTGCACGTGGCTATCGTGGATTCGATTTTTATCATCTACCCCTTTTTACGTAG